From a single Streptomyces sp. NBC_00377 genomic region:
- a CDS encoding ATP-binding protein, whose protein sequence is MGREQERAVLDRMVSGAAHAPLVAYLHGPGGIGKSSLVRYAARQAELAGRRVVHVDGRFLDADPRRLEEAAAPACAEPGAVLLIDTFEQCQPLETWLRETFLPRLADHAIVVVAGRTAPDAEWSLDPGWAQLFTELPIRPLDPAGSDALLAARGVPAEQRGAFVAFAGGSPLALSLAASVPPAAPGALWEPAGDILTTLVKRLVGDLPSAVHRRALEVVAQTYVTREPLLRAVLGDEDTHTVFAWLRQLPYIEVTPQGLHPHDAVRATLEADLRWRDPERYDDIRARISLAGLHAVRSATADDALLRIAEWMFLFRDHDRPDNLYDHRKHPHIEDAPLRPEDVPAVLRMAEEAEGPASAAAVAHWLRRQPEGFRVHRYTSSTTPAAFMAILRLDAPLPEDRAADPVIAAVWDLVETAAPLGPGEHLGIRRFAVQPGGRQRPSPLMELTSRRTIAEEMRSHGRAVTFTVFEDADRWGRYLAEAGLPEVAAVDVGGLRQHVFGRDWRRQPVEEWAQHRARTALTPLTTWPATASASGPGDQLPRPAFEEGVLEALRTWHTPREFATSALLHSHLVTPGSPDPAAELRGAITTALNAIQIDPAGVKAHEALTTTYITASRTHRAAARRLGVPYGTYRRHLALAKERLTEQLLRQPATTPTPTPPRQLPRE, encoded by the coding sequence GTGGGCAGGGAGCAGGAGCGGGCGGTGCTCGACCGGATGGTGTCGGGTGCGGCGCACGCTCCGCTCGTCGCCTACCTGCACGGCCCCGGCGGCATCGGCAAGTCCTCGCTCGTGCGCTACGCCGCCCGGCAGGCGGAACTCGCGGGCCGCCGTGTGGTGCACGTGGACGGACGGTTCCTCGACGCCGACCCGCGCAGGCTGGAGGAGGCCGCCGCCCCGGCGTGCGCCGAACCCGGGGCGGTGCTGCTCATCGACACCTTCGAACAGTGCCAGCCCCTTGAGACGTGGTTGCGCGAGACCTTCCTGCCGCGGCTCGCCGACCATGCGATCGTGGTGGTTGCCGGAAGGACCGCCCCCGACGCCGAATGGTCACTGGACCCCGGGTGGGCGCAACTGTTCACCGAACTGCCGATACGGCCGCTCGATCCCGCCGGGTCCGACGCCCTGCTCGCCGCCCGGGGTGTCCCCGCCGAGCAGCGCGGCGCCTTCGTCGCCTTCGCCGGAGGCAGCCCGCTCGCCCTCTCGCTGGCCGCCTCCGTGCCTCCGGCGGCACCCGGCGCACTGTGGGAGCCGGCCGGCGACATCCTGACGACCCTGGTCAAGCGGCTGGTCGGCGACCTGCCCAGCGCCGTCCACCGACGCGCCCTCGAGGTCGTCGCGCAGACCTACGTCACCCGCGAGCCCCTGCTGCGCGCCGTACTGGGTGACGAGGACACCCATACGGTGTTCGCCTGGCTGCGCCAGCTGCCCTACATCGAGGTCACACCGCAAGGGCTGCACCCGCACGACGCGGTGCGGGCGACCCTCGAGGCCGACCTGCGCTGGCGGGACCCCGAGCGCTACGACGACATCCGCGCCCGCATCTCCCTCGCCGGCCTGCACGCCGTGCGCTCCGCCACCGCCGACGACGCGCTCTTGCGAATCGCGGAATGGATGTTCCTCTTCCGCGACCACGACCGCCCGGACAACCTGTACGACCACCGGAAGCACCCCCACATCGAGGACGCTCCGCTGCGGCCCGAAGACGTGCCCGCCGTGCTGCGTATGGCCGAGGAGGCCGAGGGCCCGGCATCGGCAGCCGCGGTCGCGCACTGGCTGCGCCGCCAGCCGGAGGGCTTCCGCGTCCACCGCTACACGAGCTCCACCACACCCGCTGCATTCATGGCCATCCTGCGGCTGGACGCACCGCTGCCCGAGGACCGCGCCGCAGACCCGGTGATCGCAGCAGTCTGGGACCTCGTGGAGACGGCCGCTCCCCTGGGACCGGGCGAGCACCTCGGCATCCGCCGCTTCGCGGTGCAACCCGGCGGGCGACAGCGGCCCTCACCCCTGATGGAACTCACCAGCCGGCGCACCATCGCCGAGGAGATGAGGAGCCACGGACGCGCGGTGACCTTCACTGTCTTCGAAGACGCCGACCGGTGGGGACGCTACCTCGCCGAGGCCGGACTACCGGAAGTCGCGGCCGTGGACGTCGGCGGCCTGCGACAGCACGTCTTCGGCCGGGACTGGCGACGGCAACCAGTGGAAGAGTGGGCGCAACACCGGGCGCGCACCGCACTCACGCCCCTGACGACATGGCCCGCAACCGCCTCCGCAAGTGGCCCGGGCGACCAGCTGCCGCGACCCGCGTTCGAGGAAGGCGTACTCGAGGCACTGCGCACCTGGCACACCCCGCGTGAATTCGCGACCAGCGCCCTGCTGCACTCCCATCTCGTGACGCCCGGCTCACCCGACCCCGCCGCGGAACTGCGCGGCGCCATCACCACCGCCCTCAACGCGATACAGATCGACCCAGCGGGCGTCAAAGCCCACGAGGCCCTCACCACCACCTACATCACGGCCTCCCGCACCCACAGGGCTGCCGCCCGACGACTCGGGGTGCCCTACGGCACCTACCGGCGTCACCTCGCTCTGGCCAAGGAACGCCTCACCGAACAACTGCTGCGACAACCGGCCACGACACCCACACCGACCCCGCCACGCCAGTTGCCGAGGGAGTGA
- a CDS encoding SRPBCC family protein, which produces MTKTSVPITVFARTTSSPAHTYQVIVPIDLAQVFKPWGPLPGVAEVRDQTGTWNRPGTARQTWFTDGSKADERLTEIAEGHGFAYELSGFTNVLAKLTSGVRGEWSFLPDGTGTSIRWTYDFRPLPGRRWIVAGPFKQLWIRYMRAALTRMVTVVEETPNATMVE; this is translated from the coding sequence ATGACCAAAACGAGTGTCCCGATCACCGTCTTCGCCCGTACAACGTCCAGCCCCGCCCACACCTACCAGGTCATCGTGCCGATCGACCTCGCCCAGGTGTTCAAGCCGTGGGGACCGCTGCCCGGCGTCGCGGAAGTGCGCGACCAGACCGGCACCTGGAACCGGCCGGGGACAGCGCGCCAGACCTGGTTCACCGACGGCTCCAAGGCCGACGAGCGGCTTACCGAGATCGCGGAGGGGCACGGATTCGCCTACGAGCTGAGTGGCTTCACCAACGTGCTGGCCAAGCTGACCTCCGGGGTGCGCGGCGAATGGTCGTTCCTGCCCGATGGCACCGGCACGTCGATCCGGTGGACCTACGACTTCCGGCCGCTGCCCGGCCGCCGCTGGATCGTCGCGGGGCCGTTCAAGCAGCTCTGGATCCGCTACATGCGCGCCGCACTCACCAGGATGGTGACCGTGGTAGAGGAAACGCCCAATGCCACCATGGTGGAGTGA
- a CDS encoding terpene synthase family protein: MALAGPDGRRVDPLSVGESRGSHDRRRGAVPRSLEQYLRMRRTSIGVSPSLGMVERASRFEICARAYHQSAIQRLETLTCEIIALCNDIASLEKEEAQGDTYNAVLILYRFNGLTRDQTLDHVIAMVGDRAEEFHALRLQTPRLCEALELPPPERIAVSRWIDGARTWTAATSTGSARHPATARPSRSSAQRPP; encoded by the coding sequence ATGGCACTGGCAGGGCCGGATGGCCGACGCGTGGACCCGCTGTCTGTGGGCGAATCTCGCGGAAGCCACGATCGCCGGCGCGGCGCCGTACCGAGGTCACTGGAGCAGTATCTGCGGATGCGGCGTACGAGCATCGGAGTGTCTCCCTCGCTCGGCATGGTGGAGAGGGCATCACGCTTCGAGATCTGCGCCCGCGCCTACCATCAGAGCGCTATCCAAAGGCTGGAGACCCTCACCTGCGAGATCATCGCCCTGTGCAATGACATCGCCTCCCTGGAGAAGGAAGAGGCCCAGGGCGACACCTACAACGCTGTCCTCATCCTGTACCGCTTCAACGGGCTCACCCGGGACCAGACCCTGGACCACGTCATCGCGATGGTGGGCGACCGGGCCGAGGAGTTCCATGCCCTGCGCCTGCAGACGCCCCGACTGTGCGAGGCACTCGAACTCCCGCCACCGGAGCGGATCGCGGTCTCGCGGTGGATCGACGGCGCGCGGACCTGGACGGCGGCAACCTCGACTGGCAGCGCGAGACATCCCGCTACCGCACGGCCCAGCCGGTCCAGCGCGCAGCGCCCGCCTTGA